The Mauremys reevesii isolate NIE-2019 linkage group 1, ASM1616193v1, whole genome shotgun sequence genome has a segment encoding these proteins:
- the B3GALT5 gene encoding beta-1,3-galactosyltransferase 5, which yields MALSKMALKRFKVILFLIVVLAPACLYLFKPNLIAIGIFHQKKDEATSLTFITERRNFLQLPDIDCSRTPPFLVLLVTSSHGQNKARMAIRQTWGKHRLVAGNRIVTYFLLGTTMNQNDQTGIITESQKYRDIIQKDFIDTYYNLTLKTMMGIEWVHKFCHQSRFVMKTDSDMFVNIFYLTELLLRKNRSTEFFTGFLKMNDLPIRNINSKWYVSKDEYPGSTYPPFCSGTGYVFSTDVASQVYNISESVPFIKLEDVFIGLCLAKLKINLEELHSEQTFFTDRVEFSLCRFRKIVTYHNVQPYELLIYWNALERSMDEKCPDV from the exons ATGGCACTATCTAAG atggctttgaagagattcaaagtgattttgtttttaattgtagtaTTGGCCCCTGCTTGTTTGTATTTATTCAAGCCAAATTTGATTGCAATTGGTATATTCCATCAAAAGAAGGATGAGGCCACATCACTGACTTTTATAACAGAGCGCAGAAACTTTTTGCAGTTGCCAGATATAGACTGCAGTAGGACTCCTCCGTTCCTGGTACTCCTTGTGACATCATCACATGGCCAGAATAAAGCTAGGATGGCTATCCGTCAAACATGGGGGAAACACAGACTAGTTGCCGGCAACCGCATTGTGACATATTTTCTTCTGGGAACCACCATGAACCAAAATGATCAAACTGGTATTATTACTGAAAGTCAGAAATACAGAGACATTATCCAGAAGGATTTTATAGACACATATTACAATTTGACTTTAAAGACAATGATGGGAATTGAATGGGTTCACAAATTTTGTCATCAGTCCAGGTTTGTGATGAAAACTGACTCAGATATGTTTGTCAATATCTTTTACCTGACTGAACTtcttttaagaaaaaacagaagcaCTGAATTCTTCACAGGCTTTTTAAAGATGAATGACCTCCCAATAAGAAATATAAATAGTAAATGGTATGTGAGTAAAGATGAATATCCAGGAAGCACGTATCCTCCATTTTGTTCGGGGACCGGTTATGTTTTCTCCACTGATGTTGCTAGTCAGGTTTATAATATTTCAGAAAGTGTCCCTTTTATTAAACTGGAGGATGTTTTCATAGGACTGTGTCTTGCAAAACTAAAAATCAATCTGGAGGAACTTCATTCGGAACAGACATTCTTCACAGACAGGGTTGAGTTCTCTCTTTGTCGCTTCAGGAAAATTGTGACATACCATAATGTGCAACCTTATGAGCTGCTGATCTACTGGAATGCACTGGAGAGGTCAATGGATGAAAAATGCCCAGATGTCTGA